Proteins from one Pithys albifrons albifrons isolate INPA30051 chromosome 2, PitAlb_v1, whole genome shotgun sequence genomic window:
- the LOC139668529 gene encoding basic proline-rich protein-like, giving the protein MSPFGKPPIEIRGVAPRQPPLGDPRHPSRRPSVSPLDSPHLGTPGARGVAPRKPPLGDPRRLRCRTSATPTSGPPAPEASPFGHPPLGNHRRPKCRPSASLLGEPRRSRRRPSKIPPWGPSETEVSILSNSPFGDPRHPKCRPSASPPLETPGAKGVSPRQPPLGEPWSPRHRPSATPHLGAPAPEVSPLGNLNPVNSGA; this is encoded by the exons ATGTCGCCCTTCGGCAAACCCCCCATCGAGatccgaggcgtcgcccctcggcaacccccccttggggaccctcggcacccgagtcgtcgcccctcg gtgtcgcccctcgacagcccccacttggggacccccggcgcccgaggtgtcgcccctcggaaacccccccttgGAGACCCGAGGCGCCTGAGGTGTCGCACCTCGGCAACCCCCACTTCGGGAcctccggcgcccgaggcgtcgcccttcggccaccccccccttgggaaccaccggcgcccgaaatgtcgcccctcggcatccctccttggggagccccggcgctcgaggcgtcgcccctcgaaaatccccccttggggaccctcggagaCTGAGGTGTCGATCCTCAGCAACtccccctttggggacccacggcacccaaagtgtcgcccctcggcaagccccccctTAGAGACCCCTGGCGCCAAAGGTGTCTCCCCTCGACAGCCCCCACTTGGGGAACCCTGGAGCCCAAGGCATCGCCCCTCGGCCACCCCCCATttgggagccccggcgcccgaggtgtcgcctctCGGCAACCTCAACCCAGTGAATTCCGGCGCCTGA
- the LOC139668503 gene encoding uncharacterized protein DKFZp434B061-like, protein MSPFGKPPIEIRGVAPRQPPLGDPRHPRRRPSVSPLDSPHLGTPGARGVAPRKPPLGDPRRLRCRTSATPTSGPPAPEASPFGHPPLGNHRRPKCRPSASLLGEPRRSRRRPSKIPPWGPSETEVSILSNSPFGDPRHPKCRPSASPPLETPGAKGVSPRQPPLGEPWSPRHRPSATPHLGAPAPEVSPLGNLNPVNSGA, encoded by the exons ATGTCGCCCTTCGGCAAACCCCCCATCGAGatccgaggcgtcgcccctcggcaacccccccttggggaccctcggcacccgaggcgtcgcccctcg gtgtcgcccctcgacagcccccacttggggacccccggcgcccgaggtgtcgcccctcggaaacccccccttgGAGACCCGAGGCGCCTGAGGTGTCGCACCTCGGCAACCCCCACTTCGGGAcctccggcgcccgaggcgtcgcccttcggccaccccccccttgggaaccaccggcgcccgaaatgtcgcccctcggcatccctccttggggagccccggcgctcgaggcgtcgcccctcgaaaatccccccttggggaccctcggagaCTGAGGTGTCGATCCTCAGCAACtccccctttggggacccacggcacccaaagtgtcgcccctcggcaagccccccctTAGAGACCCCTGGCGCCAAAGGTGTCTCCCCTCGACAGCCCCCACTTGGGGAACCCTGGAGCCCAAGGCATCGCCCCTCGGCCACCCCCCATttgggagccccggcgcccgaggtgtcgcctctCGGCAACCTCAACCCAGTGAATTCCGGCGCCTGA